One Aggregicoccus sp. 17bor-14 DNA window includes the following coding sequences:
- a CDS encoding patatin-like phospholipase family protein: MGSFGGESGEGRARARRLLALDGGGLRGLVALGPLAQLEAELRAALGRPRLVLADWFDFIAGTSTGALIATCLSWGMPVERVRALYLAHGPELFRRAPLWRRLWYRFREEPLAALLQETFGRDTQLGDARLRTLLALVLRSAGTDSPWPLTNHPRALYNAPEREDCGLRLPLWQLVRASCAAPTYFAPQWLRVGRQARLFVDGGVSAYNNPALLLFLLATLPAYRVGWPTGEERLLLVSVGTGGARALDPALSPLRMHLLHHAAQVPQALLRAASVEQDLLCRVLGRCRHGAPLDRELGSLVEPPGAPGPLPERLFTYVRYDADLSPAGLQALGLGALESKRLQRLDAVDQLQALQQVGAAAARQVHREHLSGFLGAHVREQAGERDRGWVA, from the coding sequence ATGGGGAGCTTCGGTGGGGAGAGCGGGGAGGGGAGGGCGCGCGCGCGGCGGCTGCTCGCGCTGGACGGGGGCGGCCTGCGCGGGCTCGTGGCGCTGGGGCCCCTCGCGCAGCTGGAGGCGGAGCTGCGCGCGGCGCTGGGTCGGCCGCGGCTCGTGCTCGCGGACTGGTTCGACTTCATCGCCGGCACGAGCACGGGCGCGCTCATCGCCACCTGCCTCTCGTGGGGCATGCCGGTGGAGCGCGTGCGCGCGCTCTACCTCGCGCACGGCCCGGAGTTGTTCCGCCGCGCGCCCCTGTGGCGCAGGCTCTGGTACCGCTTTCGCGAGGAGCCGCTCGCGGCGCTGCTGCAGGAGACCTTCGGCCGCGACACGCAGCTGGGGGACGCGCGGCTGCGCACGCTGCTCGCCCTGGTGCTGCGCAGCGCCGGCACCGACTCGCCCTGGCCCCTCACGAACCACCCGCGCGCGCTCTACAACGCGCCGGAGCGCGAGGACTGCGGCCTGCGCCTTCCCTTGTGGCAGCTGGTGCGCGCGAGCTGCGCGGCGCCCACCTACTTCGCGCCGCAGTGGCTGCGCGTGGGGAGGCAGGCGCGGCTCTTCGTGGACGGCGGGGTGAGCGCGTACAACAACCCCGCGCTGCTGCTCTTCCTCCTCGCCACGCTGCCCGCCTACCGCGTGGGCTGGCCCACGGGCGAGGAGCGGCTCCTGCTCGTGTCCGTGGGCACGGGCGGTGCGCGCGCCCTGGACCCCGCGCTCTCGCCCCTGCGGATGCACCTGCTGCACCACGCAGCGCAGGTGCCCCAGGCGCTGCTGCGCGCGGCCTCCGTGGAGCAGGACCTGCTCTGCCGCGTGCTGGGCCGCTGCCGCCACGGCGCGCCCCTGGACCGGGAGCTGGGCAGTCTCGTGGAGCCTCCGGGTGCGCCGGGCCCGCTGCCCGAGCGGCTCTTCACCTACGTGCGCTACGACGCGGACCTCTCGCCCGCCGGGCTGCAGGCGCTGGGGCTGGGGGCGCTCGAGTCGAAGCGGCTGCAGCGCCTGGACGCGGTGGACCAGCTGCAGGCCCTGCAGCAGGTGGGGGCAGCCGCGGCGCGGCAGGTGCACCGCGAGCACCTCTCGGGATTTCTCGGAGCGCACGTCCGCGAGCAGGCAGGCGAGCGTGATCGCGGATGGGTCGCGTAG
- a CDS encoding toll/interleukin-1 receptor domain-containing protein, translating into MSRLSARRLQQAPVRADGAWATAAGLQPWPSLRTRVALVGGSRRPEVCAFARALGEALARAGFELSAPGTCASVGLAAAAGFHRLCPEPERLRLVMPLRSGGARGPALGTVVHAGAGAAEVRARLLEGVGALVLVGGSAGCRAELREARARGLPVLAVPGTGGLADAWPEVAEPLRPLPLASAGAALQVVGALHVQLARALARGGTPPEAAAPAAQRPLRLFYSYAHEDRKARAVLNKHLHILEREGMLTGWHDGDIGAGREWDRTIREQLARADVVLLLVSVHFIASSYCAEVEVAQAMARHAAGEARVIPVILGAVDWSRQPYARLQALPAGGRPVREWSSRERAWADVARGIRRALDELRAAPSREKR; encoded by the coding sequence ATGTCGAGGCTGAGCGCACGCAGACTGCAGCAGGCACCGGTGCGGGCGGACGGCGCGTGGGCCACGGCCGCGGGCCTGCAGCCGTGGCCGTCGCTGCGCACGCGCGTCGCGCTGGTGGGCGGCAGCCGGCGGCCCGAGGTGTGCGCCTTCGCACGCGCACTGGGGGAAGCGCTCGCGCGCGCGGGCTTCGAGCTCTCGGCGCCGGGCACCTGCGCGAGCGTGGGGCTCGCGGCGGCGGCGGGCTTCCACCGGCTGTGCCCCGAGCCGGAGCGGCTGCGGCTCGTGATGCCGCTGCGCTCGGGCGGCGCGCGCGGCCCCGCGCTGGGCACGGTGGTGCACGCGGGGGCGGGCGCGGCCGAGGTGCGCGCGCGGCTGCTCGAGGGCGTGGGCGCGCTGGTGCTGGTGGGCGGCAGCGCGGGCTGCCGCGCGGAGCTGCGCGAGGCGCGGGCGCGCGGGCTGCCGGTGCTCGCGGTGCCGGGGACGGGCGGGCTCGCGGACGCGTGGCCCGAGGTGGCCGAGCCCCTGCGGCCGCTGCCGCTCGCGAGCGCCGGCGCGGCGCTGCAGGTGGTGGGGGCGCTGCACGTGCAGCTGGCGCGCGCGCTCGCGCGGGGCGGCACTCCCCCCGAGGCGGCGGCCCCTGCGGCGCAGCGCCCGCTGCGGCTCTTCTACAGCTACGCGCACGAGGACCGGAAGGCGCGCGCGGTGCTCAACAAGCACCTGCACATCCTCGAGCGCGAGGGGATGCTCACGGGCTGGCACGACGGGGACATCGGCGCGGGGCGCGAGTGGGACCGCACCATCCGCGAGCAGCTCGCGCGCGCGGACGTCGTCCTGCTGCTGGTGAGCGTGCACTTCATCGCCTCGAGCTACTGCGCGGAGGTGGAGGTGGCGCAGGCGATGGCGCGCCACGCGGCCGGGGAGGCGCGGGTCATCCCGGTCATCCTCGGCGCGGTGGACTGGAGCCGGCAGCCCTACGCGCGGCTGCAGGCGCTGCCCGCGGGCGGGCGCCCCGTGCGCGAGTGGAGCAGCCGCGAGCGCGCGTGGGCGGACGTCGCGCGAGGCATCCGCCGCGCCCTCGACGAGCTGCGCGCCGCGCCCTCGAGAGAGAAGCGCTGA